The genomic DNA CTATTGTTATCATGTTTAATATCGCAtacattgttattgtttttaatattattgtcatatttattatttgcttcGATGTATTtctaacccttttatttttgtttctcgcTCATTTTATATCATTTTGCTGTTCactactttaaagatttttattcatgttttttattaatttcaataacTAAGGCAAtgaaccgatttaacattaagtcatcgatttcatcgctatgttgggtgaaattcgtcggctCATGTAAAAAAACGGAACACCCTTCTAAAAAactgaaaactaaaaattctcatttttcaatcgaatcacgattaaatgtcaaattgaattcgtgtttttgaaaatcaagacgacACGTATTTAAtaaaggtaccaattttgggcgtcgcgaggatgctaataccttcctcgcacgtaactgactcccgaacccaatTTTACTTTGGTTTTTTGACGTAGACTTAATATTGGcattctttttgtttaaaaaaaaatgaattttcttttaaaagaagaggatttattaggtgtccgatcacacttaggaaaaatgatcagtggcgactccctttttaataAAACCGAAAGTTAATTTTCAAATCTTCAAATAACCGCCTCAACTAGCGACTGAAAGGcaagaaatttttacgtcgctacaaacaAAGTTATTGCTTTGGAAGTCAAGGTCTTCCTCCTATCTTTTGGTTTGAGCCCAGTCGTTACGGTTTGCCATGAGATGTCTTGGAACCAGAATACAATTTCTATCAAGTACAAGTGAATATTTACTGGTCTCTCATCTTTACATTGCCAGTAATTGCTTAGAAATCTAATGGAAGCAGCATGCTTCCTCGCTCTTTGTGGAGATCTCCTAGGCCAACTTGACTGGTCTCACATGTAAATCTTTTTCTTCAGTTATAGTAGTTTGTTAGCTAAATCATGACTCTTTCGATCAacataactaatatttatttaattcatcaaataataatcaaattacaaAATGAATTACACCATTATAGATAAATCAGTTATAGTGTTTTATTTAATTCAGTTATAGTACTGAATAATAAGAAATGGTTTCTAAATCACTAGAATTATTGATAATCATAGATCTGCAAAACCAAACCCCAAGCATCCGATATTGCATGGAAAGACTGGAAGTGAAGAGATCAAATAATGCTACACATGAAAATCAAGTTGAAGAACTAGCATGGAGTTCAACAATTTCCCCTGACTTCTGAGATTGAATTTTGGCTTCATCATCCATATACAGATCATGCTCCTTGAGTTGCAGCAGAGAGATAGCTTGGAGACGATCTGCCACTGGTCTTTTCCGGGAACGAAATTCTTGAGACGCACACTTCATTGTTGGTCGGAACTTTGGGTTCGACCTTAAGCAAGCAAAGGCCACTGTTGCAGCAAAAACAATATCCTTTGCAACTCTTCGATCGCTTGGAAGCGATAAACGTGGATCTAAAATATCACTTAACATTATATTCTTGGAAAATGATGCCGATAGTGATACCAAGAGTTCACAAGGATGCTTTCCCATGAGTGTTTCAAGTGCCAATACTCCAAAACTATAGACATCGCATTTTTCAGTTACAACCATAGTATAAGCAAGTTCTGCATTTAACAACAAAAGAAACGCAATTAAAATATAATCgttaaaatcatgtaaaaaataaaaaatctgcaGTCTTTATAACAAAAGAACTTGAGCACTTGATAATTCATGGCACTATATGCATAAACTGTTGCTAATCTTTAACCACAAGCATTTGAAAAATAGCTAATATGCCAATTTTCATTATGGTCTAAGAATCGGGGTCTAGTTTTCAATACCTACAAGGCATACTTACAACCCAAAGTAgaataacaaaacaaaaacagACTCAAAGTTTATAAACTTGACCTGGTGCAATATAACCGTAGGTGCCAACAAGCATTGTTTGATTAGACGAATCAGGATCAATGAGTCTAGCTGTGCCAAAATCCGAGACACAGGCTTCAAGATTGGAGTTCAATAAAATGTTATTGCTTGATATGTCTCGATGAACTATTGGTGGGTGGCAATCATGATGCAGATAAGATAAAGCACATGCTGTATCTTTGATTATCTTCACTCTTTTGATCCAATCCAGCTCCATTGCTTCGTTATCATAGGCGAGAACACAAAATAAGCTCCCTCGAGCCATGTATTCGTAAATCAAAAACATGCAACGATTATGGAGACAAAATCCATGAAGCTTCACTATGTTCTTGTGTCGTATTTCTGATAATATTTTTGCCTCATTCTTGAAACTCTTGTCAAAAGCTAGGACCTCTGCTTCTCTACGATGAAGTTTCTTCAAGGCAACAATCTTTCCACTTGGTAACTGCGCTCTATAAACACTACCGT from Gossypium arboreum isolate Shixiya-1 chromosome 9, ASM2569848v2, whole genome shotgun sequence includes the following:
- the LOC108455584 gene encoding probable leucine-rich repeat receptor-like protein kinase At1g35710, which gives rise to MVVTEKCDVYSFGVLALETLMGKHPCELLVSLSASFSKNIMLSDILDPRLSLPSDRRVAKDIVFAATVAFACLRSNPKFRPTMKCASQEFRSRKRPVADRLQAISLLQLKEHDLYMDDEAKIQSQKSGEIVELHASSST